From the genome of Turicibacter faecis, one region includes:
- a CDS encoding IS30 family transposase, which translates to MSYKHLNTFERTRIEVLSKMGYSTRQIAGQLNRHHSTIARELKRNTQKTYQAELADELAEQRRLVCHRPETKSEEVIQTIQHYLKLTWSPEQISNTVLKGVISFKTIYRWIYDGTILLGDLSCLRQKGKRRKPRETRGRFNIGTSIHQRPKEVKKRQAFGHWELDTVVSSRGKSKGCLATFIERQTRFYVAVKIENRSASEMYRAISELYEHFPKDTFKTYTVDRGKEFACYSKVEADLKVPVYFADAYSSWQRGSNENANGLLREFFPKKTDLARVSEKEIDEALLLINHRPRKCLGWKTSFELFHEKLSHLY; encoded by the coding sequence ATGAGTTATAAACATCTTAACACATTTGAGCGTACACGTATAGAAGTTCTTTCAAAAATGGGTTATTCAACGAGACAAATTGCGGGGCAATTAAATCGTCATCATTCAACTATTGCTCGTGAACTAAAACGAAATACTCAAAAGACGTATCAAGCAGAGCTAGCAGATGAATTAGCCGAGCAACGTCGCTTAGTTTGTCATCGTCCAGAGACCAAATCTGAAGAAGTTATTCAAACCATCCAACATTATTTAAAGTTAACCTGGTCGCCTGAACAAATTTCTAATACGGTTTTAAAGGGTGTTATTTCATTCAAAACTATTTATCGTTGGATTTATGACGGAACGATTTTGTTAGGGGATTTAAGCTGTTTAAGGCAAAAGGGAAAACGCCGAAAACCACGAGAAACACGCGGACGATTTAACATTGGGACATCAATTCATCAACGTCCTAAAGAGGTAAAAAAACGTCAGGCATTTGGTCATTGGGAACTTGATACAGTTGTTTCAAGCCGTGGTAAAAGTAAAGGATGTTTAGCTACATTTATTGAACGTCAAACACGATTTTATGTCGCCGTTAAAATCGAAAATCGCTCAGCATCTGAAATGTACCGAGCGATTAGTGAGTTATATGAACATTTTCCTAAAGACACCTTTAAAACTTATACCGTTGATCGAGGAAAAGAGTTTGCTTGTTATTCCAAAGTAGAAGCAGATTTAAAGGTTCCTGTTTACTTCGCTGACGCCTATTCCTCTTGGCAAAGAGGAAGTAATGAAAATGCCAATGGTCTTCTTCGAGAATTCTTTCCGAAGAAGACGGACTTAGCACGAGTTAGTGAGAAAGAGATTGATGAAGCCCTCCTCCTCATTAATCATCGACCACGAAAATGCTTAGGTTGGAAAACTTCATTCGAGCTATTTCATGAGAAACTGTCGCATTTGTATTGA
- the purB gene encoding adenylosuccinate lyase, whose translation MINRYSRPEMAAIWTEQNKFEAYLKVEILACEAWAQLGHIPMEDVEKLWKNASFDLDRIYEIEQETRHDVVAFTRAVSETCGEEKKWVHYGLTSTDVVDTANGYLLKQANDILREDLNRFIQVLGEKAKKYKHTVQMGRTHGVHAEITTFGLKLALWYEEMKRNQARFEEAARAVECGKISGAVGTHANIPFFVQDYTCEKLGIDSAKISTQTLQRDRHAAYMSAIALIGASIEKMGVEIRHLQRTEVREAEEFFRKGQKGSSAMPHKRNPIGSENMAGCARVLRGYMVTAYENIALWHERDISHSSAERIIMPDATILLDYMLNRFTNLIDNLTVYEENMLENINKTHGVIFSQRVMLKLIEKGFVREQAYDLVQPKAMQAWENRQSFRQLLESDETVMSHLTMADLDDCFDHTYHLKSVDGIFERLGLE comes from the coding sequence ATGATTAATCGTTATTCGCGCCCTGAGATGGCGGCTATTTGGACAGAACAAAATAAGTTTGAAGCCTATTTAAAGGTTGAAATTTTGGCTTGTGAGGCTTGGGCTCAATTAGGGCATATTCCGATGGAGGATGTTGAGAAGTTATGGAAGAATGCTTCTTTTGATCTTGATCGAATTTATGAAATTGAACAAGAGACTCGTCATGACGTGGTTGCTTTTACACGAGCGGTGAGTGAAACATGTGGTGAGGAGAAGAAATGGGTTCATTATGGATTAACTTCGACTGATGTTGTTGATACGGCCAATGGGTATTTATTAAAACAAGCAAATGATATTTTACGTGAAGATTTAAATCGCTTTATTCAAGTGTTAGGTGAAAAAGCGAAGAAGTATAAACATACCGTTCAAATGGGACGTACGCATGGGGTTCATGCTGAGATTACGACATTTGGATTAAAGTTAGCGTTATGGTATGAGGAGATGAAACGAAACCAAGCGCGTTTTGAAGAAGCGGCACGTGCTGTTGAATGTGGTAAAATTTCTGGTGCGGTTGGAACACACGCCAATATTCCATTCTTTGTTCAAGACTATACATGTGAGAAATTAGGAATTGATTCAGCGAAGATTTCAACGCAAACATTGCAACGTGATCGACATGCAGCTTATATGTCAGCTATTGCCTTAATTGGGGCATCAATTGAAAAAATGGGGGTTGAGATTCGCCATTTACAACGTACAGAGGTTCGTGAAGCCGAGGAGTTTTTCCGCAAAGGGCAAAAGGGATCTTCAGCAATGCCTCATAAACGTAATCCAATTGGTTCTGAGAATATGGCAGGGTGTGCCCGTGTATTACGTGGATATATGGTTACAGCTTACGAAAATATCGCGCTTTGGCATGAACGTGATATTTCACACTCATCAGCAGAACGTATCATTATGCCAGATGCAACAATTTTACTTGATTACATGTTAAATCGTTTCACTAACTTAATTGATAATTTAACGGTTTATGAAGAAAATATGTTAGAAAATATTAATAAAACGCATGGAGTTATTTTCTCTCAACGCGTGATGTTAAAATTAATTGAAAAAGGATTTGTTCGTGAGCAAGCTTATGACCTTGTTCAACCAAAAGCGATGCAAGCTTGGGAGAATCGTCAATCATTCCGTCAATTATTAGAGTCTGATGAAACAGTGATGAGTCATTTAACAATGGCAGATTTAGATGACTGTTTTGATCATACGTACCATTTAAAATCAGTTGATGGAATCTTTGAACGATTAGGATTAGAATAG
- the rbr gene encoding rubrerythrin, producing MTNLKGTKTEANLMHAFAGESMARNKYTFYAAKAREEGYEQIANLFLETAHNEMNHAKLWFKFLHEGEVADTQTNLRDAAAGEHDEWTDMYATFAQEAREEGFKRIAALFEMVGNIEKEHEERYLKLLQNIEEDKVFAQEEETSWICQECGHIHYGKKAPKKCPVCGYDQAHFEIRSVNY from the coding sequence ATGACAAATTTAAAGGGTACTAAAACTGAAGCAAACTTAATGCACGCATTCGCGGGAGAATCAATGGCTCGAAATAAATATACTTTCTACGCGGCTAAAGCACGTGAAGAAGGATATGAACAAATTGCAAACTTATTCCTAGAGACCGCTCATAATGAAATGAACCATGCTAAACTTTGGTTTAAATTCTTACATGAAGGTGAAGTTGCTGATACCCAAACAAATTTACGCGATGCTGCAGCGGGAGAACATGATGAATGGACAGACATGTATGCAACCTTTGCACAAGAAGCTCGCGAAGAAGGCTTCAAACGTATCGCTGCTCTTTTCGAAATGGTTGGTAACATTGAGAAGGAACACGAAGAGCGTTACTTAAAGTTATTACAAAACATTGAAGAAGATAAAGTCTTCGCTCAAGAAGAAGAAACATCATGGATTTGTCAAGAGTGCGGTCACATCCACTACGGTAAAAAGGCTCCTAAAAAATGTCCAGTCTGTGGATATGATCAAGCACACTTCGAAATTCGTTCAGTAAACTACTAA
- the folD gene encoding bifunctional methylenetetrahydrofolate dehydrogenase/methenyltetrahydrofolate cyclohydrolase FolD — MSILIDGKKVSNDLRASISQETKKFIEKTNVRPHLVVIIVGKDPASMTYVRNKKKACESVGFESTVIELPEQISESELLKQIHQLNQDETVHGILVQLPLPKHIDEEKVIQTIAVEKDVDGFHPYQVGALVLGLNGLRSCTPAGVIELLKAYDIPMVGRHAVIVGRSQIVGKPLIQMLLNENATVTVCHSRTKELSEFTKQADLLIVAIGQPQFITADMVKEGAVVVDVGINRLESGKLVGDVLFDEVSEKASYITPVPGGVGPMTITMLLRNTLKAAANQLGLK, encoded by the coding sequence ATGTCTATATTAATTGATGGGAAAAAGGTTTCAAATGATTTAAGAGCTTCTATTTCCCAGGAAACCAAAAAGTTTATAGAGAAAACAAATGTTCGCCCTCATCTTGTAGTGATTATTGTAGGAAAAGATCCGGCGTCTATGACGTATGTTCGTAATAAGAAGAAGGCGTGTGAGTCGGTAGGGTTTGAATCGACAGTGATTGAATTACCTGAACAAATTAGTGAATCAGAGTTATTAAAACAGATTCATCAATTGAATCAAGATGAAACGGTACATGGTATCTTGGTGCAACTACCATTACCAAAGCATATCGATGAAGAAAAAGTGATTCAAACGATTGCTGTTGAAAAAGATGTAGATGGTTTTCATCCTTACCAAGTTGGGGCACTAGTCCTCGGATTGAATGGACTACGCTCTTGCACACCAGCGGGAGTGATTGAATTATTAAAAGCCTATGACATTCCGATGGTGGGACGCCATGCTGTGATTGTTGGTCGGAGTCAAATTGTCGGTAAGCCACTGATTCAAATGTTGTTGAATGAAAATGCAACAGTGACTGTCTGTCACTCAAGGACTAAAGAATTGAGTGAGTTTACAAAACAGGCTGACTTGTTAATTGTGGCTATTGGACAACCACAGTTTATTACGGCTGATATGGTTAAAGAAGGGGCCGTTGTCGTTGATGTTGGAATTAATCGTTTAGAGAGTGGGAAGCTTGTTGGGGATGTGTTGTTCGATGAAGTTTCCGAGAAGGCGAGTTATATAACTCCAGTTCCAGGTGGTGTTGGTCCGATGACAATTACGATGTTATTGCGAAATACGTTGAAGGCTGCAGCAAATCAATTAGGTTTAAAGTAG
- a CDS encoding leucine-rich repeat domain-containing protein, with translation MSLIKDPYLKQVIQNTLGPDVPLTQSTLQTISVLDASHQQIQSLDGIEHCRHLQKLYLDSNLITNLSPLKQLVTDHLTELQLNDNQISDLSPLAKLTFPRLTDLGLGYNKIENLSPLKQAHLQTLKTIYLNNNKITDLSPLQHIPLPNLASIFLEYNHITDCSPLLKNNSLNSLSLILIGNPIQKLDHLPKNAEQLSELYLDNTGIKDLSPLSHITLKNLTILSLNYNDISDVTPINPKTMPNLVCLNLEENSVTDLQPLLPLSLHHESLENQRVTLPKLTFQGPTLTIMNPITNKNGEKIPPLIHPNYTYDPQTNTITWQNISNLEGFVSFEWEEGSFDGEAIQPYKKEVID, from the coding sequence ATGTCACTCATCAAAGACCCCTATCTTAAACAAGTCATTCAAAACACCTTAGGCCCTGACGTGCCTCTCACACAAAGTACCCTGCAAACCATCTCCGTACTCGATGCCTCCCATCAACAAATCCAATCACTTGATGGAATTGAACATTGCCGTCATCTTCAAAAACTATATCTAGACTCCAACCTCATTACAAATCTTTCCCCACTCAAACAGCTCGTCACCGACCATCTGACCGAACTCCAACTAAATGATAATCAAATCTCTGACCTTTCACCGCTTGCCAAACTCACCTTTCCGAGGCTAACAGACCTCGGCCTTGGCTATAACAAAATCGAAAATCTTTCTCCACTTAAGCAAGCTCATCTACAAACCCTAAAAACCATTTATCTCAACAATAATAAGATCACCGACCTCTCCCCTCTACAGCATATCCCCCTTCCTAATCTCGCATCCATTTTTCTAGAATATAATCACATCACTGATTGTTCTCCCCTACTAAAAAATAATTCTTTAAATTCCCTCTCCCTTATTTTAATCGGCAACCCCATTCAAAAACTCGATCATCTCCCTAAAAACGCCGAACAACTCTCAGAACTTTACCTCGATAACACTGGAATCAAAGATCTGTCTCCCCTAAGTCATATCACCCTAAAAAATCTAACCATTCTTAGCCTAAATTATAATGACATTAGCGATGTCACTCCCATTAACCCAAAAACAATGCCTAACCTTGTCTGCCTAAACTTAGAGGAAAATAGCGTCACCGACCTCCAACCTCTACTCCCACTCTCACTCCATCACGAATCGCTCGAAAATCAACGAGTTACTTTACCTAAATTAACTTTTCAAGGGCCAACACTTACAATAATGAATCCAATCACCAATAAAAACGGCGAAAAAATCCCCCCGCTTATCCATCCAAACTACACGTATGACCCCCAAACAAACACCATCACATGGCAAAATATTTCTAACCTAGAAGGCTTCGTCTCCTTTGAATGGGAAGAAGGATCCTTTGACGGGGAAGCTATCCAGCCCTATAAAAAAGAAGTCATTGATTAA
- the lysS gene encoding lysine--tRNA ligase has translation MSTTEINDQLQVRRDKMEDLRQHGIDPFGQRFDRTHLSSELVEEFDAFSKEELEEKQIEVAVAGRIRTKRGKGKAGFAHIQDVKGQVQIYVRQDAVGEEAYGFFAKADLGDIVGVRGVVFKTKVGELSIKVKEYIPLSKALRPLPEKYHGLTDVEERYRRRYVDLIMNEESKQTFITRTRVITAMRRYLDGLGYLEVETPILHTTLGGAAARPFETHHNTLDMDLYLRIATELHLKRLLVGGLEKVYEIGRIFRNEGISVRHNPEFTSIELYEAYGDMETMMDLTENMVAHIAQEVLGTTTVPYGGHEINLAVGWKRWHMVDAIKEITGVDFFKEMTFEEAKAIAKEHNVEVPAHFTGVGHIINEFFETFVEEKIVQPTFIYGHPVEVSPLAKKNAEDPRFTDRFELFIDAREYANAFTELNDPIDQKERFEAQLAEKALGNDEASEMDIDYIEALEYGMPPAGGLGIGIDRLVMLLTNSPTIRDVLLFPTMRKK, from the coding sequence ATGTCGACAACTGAAATTAATGATCAATTACAGGTTAGACGCGATAAAATGGAGGATTTACGTCAGCACGGAATTGATCCATTTGGACAAAGATTCGACCGTACTCATTTATCTTCAGAGTTAGTTGAAGAGTTTGATGCGTTTTCTAAAGAAGAATTAGAAGAAAAGCAAATTGAAGTTGCTGTAGCGGGACGTATTCGTACGAAACGTGGAAAAGGTAAAGCTGGGTTTGCTCATATTCAAGATGTTAAGGGACAAGTTCAAATTTATGTGCGTCAGGACGCCGTTGGTGAAGAGGCTTATGGTTTCTTTGCGAAGGCTGATTTAGGTGATATCGTTGGAGTGCGCGGAGTCGTGTTCAAAACTAAGGTTGGTGAGTTATCAATTAAGGTTAAAGAATACATCCCACTTTCAAAGGCGCTACGCCCGTTACCTGAGAAGTACCACGGATTAACGGATGTTGAAGAACGTTACCGTCGTCGTTATGTTGATTTAATTATGAATGAGGAAAGTAAGCAAACATTTATTACACGTACACGTGTGATTACTGCAATGCGCCGTTATTTAGATGGGTTAGGTTATTTAGAAGTTGAAACACCAATTTTACATACAACATTAGGAGGGGCCGCAGCTCGTCCATTTGAAACACATCATAATACATTAGATATGGATTTATATTTACGTATTGCGACTGAGTTACACTTAAAACGCCTACTTGTTGGTGGATTAGAAAAGGTATATGAAATCGGACGTATTTTCCGTAATGAAGGAATTTCGGTTCGTCATAATCCAGAATTCACATCGATTGAGTTATATGAAGCTTACGGTGATATGGAAACGATGATGGATTTAACTGAAAATATGGTGGCTCATATTGCGCAAGAAGTTTTAGGGACAACGACTGTTCCATATGGTGGACATGAAATTAATTTAGCAGTTGGATGGAAACGTTGGCATATGGTTGATGCGATTAAGGAAATCACAGGTGTTGATTTCTTTAAAGAAATGACATTCGAAGAAGCAAAAGCTATTGCTAAAGAACATAATGTGGAGGTTCCAGCTCACTTTACAGGAGTTGGTCATATTATTAATGAATTCTTTGAAACATTTGTTGAAGAGAAAATTGTTCAACCAACATTTATTTATGGACATCCGGTAGAAGTTTCTCCACTTGCGAAGAAAAATGCAGAGGACCCTCGATTCACAGATCGTTTCGAATTATTTATCGATGCACGTGAATATGCGAATGCTTTTACGGAATTAAATGATCCAATTGATCAAAAAGAACGTTTCGAAGCTCAACTTGCTGAAAAAGCATTAGGAAATGATGAAGCTTCGGAAATGGATATCGATTATATTGAAGCATTAGAATATGGAATGCCACCTGCAGGAGGACTTGGAATCGGAATTGATCGTTTAGTAATGTTACTAACTAACTCTCCAACGATTCGCGACGTCCTATTATTCCCAACAATGCGTAAAAAATAA
- the glyA gene encoding serine hydroxymethyltransferase has translation MKDQAIFNALAQELKRQRENVELIASENYVSQEVMDVQGSILTNKYAEGYPSKRYYGGCEFVDRVEEIARERAKQLFGAKFVNVQPHSGSQANMGAYRAILKPGAKVLGMNLSHGGHLTHGHPLNFSGKDYEFYEYGVDEKTEMINYEVVRQIALDVKPQLIVAGASAYPRLIDFKKFREIADEVGAYLMVDMAHIAGLVAAGVHPNPVEFAHVVTTTTHKTLRGPRGGMILTNDEEIATKLDKVVFPGIQGGPLMHVIGAKAVSFFEALSDEFVDYQKQVVKNAKVLSDELTKHGLRIVSGGTDNHLLLVDVKSSFGLTGKVAEAVLDRVAITCNKNTIPFDTEKPFVTSGIRLGTPAITTRGFKEAEMVELAGYIARALRSVDDEKELEAIRESVLQLTSRFPLYDA, from the coding sequence ATGAAAGATCAAGCGATTTTTAATGCCTTAGCGCAAGAGTTGAAGCGTCAACGTGAAAATGTAGAGTTGATTGCTTCGGAGAATTACGTGTCACAAGAAGTGATGGATGTTCAAGGTTCTATTTTAACGAATAAGTATGCCGAGGGATATCCATCAAAACGATATTATGGCGGATGCGAGTTCGTTGATCGTGTTGAAGAAATTGCGCGTGAACGTGCAAAACAACTATTTGGAGCAAAGTTTGTTAATGTTCAACCTCATTCAGGTTCTCAGGCAAATATGGGAGCGTATCGTGCGATTTTAAAACCAGGTGCAAAAGTGCTAGGTATGAATTTAAGTCATGGAGGGCATTTAACACATGGCCACCCTCTTAACTTTTCAGGAAAAGATTATGAGTTTTATGAGTATGGTGTAGATGAAAAAACAGAAATGATTAATTATGAAGTTGTGCGTCAAATCGCCTTAGACGTAAAACCACAATTAATTGTAGCGGGAGCTTCGGCGTATCCACGTCTTATTGATTTTAAAAAATTCCGTGAAATTGCGGACGAAGTTGGAGCATATTTAATGGTGGATATGGCCCACATTGCTGGATTAGTTGCAGCCGGTGTGCATCCTAATCCAGTAGAGTTTGCTCATGTTGTCACGACGACGACGCATAAAACATTACGTGGTCCTCGTGGAGGAATGATTTTGACAAATGATGAAGAAATTGCGACAAAATTAGATAAAGTAGTGTTCCCTGGTATTCAAGGTGGCCCATTAATGCATGTAATTGGTGCGAAGGCTGTCTCGTTTTTTGAAGCTTTGTCAGATGAGTTCGTGGACTATCAAAAACAAGTCGTAAAAAATGCAAAGGTCTTGTCTGATGAATTAACGAAACATGGTTTACGTATTGTATCAGGAGGAACAGATAATCATTTGCTTCTTGTTGATGTAAAATCTAGTTTTGGTTTAACTGGAAAAGTAGCGGAAGCCGTTTTAGATCGAGTGGCGATTACGTGTAATAAAAATACGATCCCATTTGATACGGAGAAACCTTTTGTGACGAGTGGTATTCGTTTAGGAACGCCAGCGATTACAACGAGAGGATTTAAAGAGGCTGAAATGGTGGAGTTAGCGGGATATATCGCAAGAGCTTTACGTTCAGTTGATGATGAGAAAGAGTTAGAGGCTATTCGTGAATCTGTTCTTCAGTTAACGAGTCGCTTTCCTTTATATGATGCCTAA